The sequence GTCGAAGATCACCACCTTGGGTTCGGCCAGGATCATCCGGGCGATGGCGAGGCGCTGGCGCTGTCCTCCGGAAAGACGCATGCCGCTGCGGCCGATGACGGTGTCCAGGCCGGCGGGCAGGGCGGCGACGGTGTCGGCCAGCTGGGCGGTCTCCAGGGCCTGCCACAGGCGGCGGTCGTCCAGATCGCGGCCCAGGGTCAGGTTGGCGCGGATGGTGTCGTTGAACAGCACCGGCTGCTGCAGCACCGTGGCCACGTGTTCGCGCACCACTTCCATGCCGATGCGGGTGATGGGCTCGCCGTCGTAATAGACCATCCCCCGTGTCGGCGCGTAGAGGCCGATGAGCACCTGCACCAGGGTGGACTTGCCGCCGCCGCTGGCGCCCACCAGGGCGATCTTTTCACCCGCGCCGACGTCGAGGCTCACGCCCTTGAGGACTTCGTCCCCCCGGTCGTAGCGGAAGTGCAGATCCTCGACCCGGATGGACACCGTGGGCTTGCCGCGGAAGGGATTGACCTGATGCGGGTAACGCGGCTCCTGGCGCAACGCCAGCAGGCGGTTGATCCGCGCCAGCGCCGCCTGGGCGCTGTAGAAGGCGTACTGGATGCCGAGCAGTTCCTGCACCGGCCCCATCATGAACCACAGGTAACCGAACACCGCCAGCATCTGGCCGATGCTGAGATCGGAGAACAGCACCATGGTCATGGCGGTGGCGCGGAACAGATCCACGCCGTGGAGGAAGACCACGAAGCTGAAGCGGTTGAGAGCGTCGCTCTTCCAGGCGTACTGGCCGGCGCGGTGGCGCACCTGGTCGGCGCGATCGCGCAGGCGCTCGAAGTAATAGCGCTCGCGGTTGCTGGCGCGGATCTGCTGGATGGCGTCCAGGGTTTCGGTCAGGGCCTGCTGGAACGCCTCCAGAGCGCCGTTTTCCTGCTTCTTGAGCTGCTTGACCCGTTTTCCCAGGGCGCGGGTGAAATAGATCACCAGGGGGTTGAGACAGAGGATGAACAGGGCCAGGGGCCAGTGGATCCACAGCAGGATCGCCGCGGTGCCGACGATGGTGAGGGCGGCGATGAGGGAACGGCTGATGGTGGCGCCGAGAAACTGGTCCAGGGTGTCGACATCGGTGACCAGGTGGGTGACCACGGTGCCGCTGCCGAGGGACTCGTATTCCGCCATCGACACCCGTTCCAGGCGCTTGAGCAGATCGGTGCGCAGCCGGTAGGTGACGTCCTTGGAAATCTCGGTGAACTGGCGCGTCTGCCAGACGTTGAAGCCCAGGGCCGCCAGCCGCAGCAGGAACGACAGCACCAGCACCGCGCCGATGTACCACAGAGCCCGGTCCCAGGGGAACGCCGCCGGCGGCGGCAGCCAGCGGTCGATGAAAGCGGTCACCGGTCCCGGATGTCCCAGCAGGACCTCGTCCACCAGGGTCGGGATCAGCAGCGGCACCGGCACCGCCGCCAGGGCCGCCAGCAGCGCCACCGCCTGGGCCAGGAGCAGCTTGCGCCGGTGACGCAGGCTCAGGCGGATCAGGGTGCGCCAGTCGTAGCGGCGCGGCGGCAGGGCGGCGGTGCGGGACATGGGCTTCAAGGGCGCAGACAGGGATAAACCGGGTCGATCTGGTCCACGTCTTTGTCCGCCGCGATGGCGAGCGGCCGGTAACGGCTCAGTTCCTCCAGTGGCAGGGGACCGACGAGGGCTTCCAGCTGAGTCAGTTTCAATCCCTGGCGAAGCAGATGGACGATGTAAGCATGACGAAGCGCTTCCGGGGTTACGCTTTCCGGATCTTCCAGTCCGGCTTCGACCGCGGCCAGATAGAGCGATTTGCGGACCGCTTCCGGATCGCCGGGCACCAGGGGCGTCCCCCCGCTGGCCGCCAGCCAGGTCTTCAACCGCGGAGCCAGGGGCAGGGAGCGCCGGTGCGGGGGCGGGACCAGCAGACGCGCATGGGCCAGATCCACATCCGTGGTTTCCAGGCGGGTCAGCTCTTCCGGGGTCAGGCCGCTAAGAAGCAGGGCGATGGTCTGGCGGGTCTTCAGGTCGGCGTGGTCGATCAGGCGTTGCAGCGTCCCGGTATCGAGCTCCTGCGGCTGGGAAGGCAGCCTTTCCGGCACCGTTTCCGTCCTCAGAGCTTCGGCCGGCGGCGGTCGGGAAAACAGGGGAGCCTGACCGGGATCGGCATAAACGTGCACCCCCGCGAGGGTCAGCCGGGTGTCCGGCAGCCGTGCCTCCCGCCGGGTCAGGAATTCCAGCAGCCAGACCGCCACCAGTCCCAGCCCGAAGGCGAGCAGCACCACCACCCCGGCATCACGCCAGTAATGGGGCCGGATGGGGCTTTCCGGCGTGTAGGCCTTTTCGACCACCTCCACCTGGGGATACTGTTCCAGCTGCTTGACCTCCAGCTGGGTGATGCGGGCCTGGAGCTCGCGCTGCTGTTCTTCCAGCTGTTCCAGGTCCTTCACCAGCGACTCGTGCTCGGCGAAGCGGGTGCTGAATTCCTGCGCCTGGCGTTTGTGCGCCTCCAGCTGGCGCCGGGTTTCTTCCACCGTCTGGAGGGCGGCGGCGTAATCCTGCTGCGCCTGGGCCAGCACCACCCGGCGCCCCCGTTCCACCAGCGCCGCGATCTTGGCCTCCACCTCCCGCAGCTGCTGCGGCACCTTGCGGTAGGCAGGATTGAGGCGGATGTACTGGGGGGTGAAACGCTGCTTCATGGCGGTCAACTTTTCCCGCAGCGCCTGGGCCCGCTGCTCCAGCACCGCCAGCACCTGCTGGTCTTCCTCGGGGACCACGGGCTTGCCGGCGGCGACCGCCGCTTTTACCGCATCCAGCCGCGACCTGGCCTCGATCACCGCCTCGTTGGCCTTGTTGAGGGCCTCGGTCAGACCGTTGAGACGGGCGAGCACGGTGTTTTCCCCGCGCTCCAGGGAAGCGATGTCGTAACGCTGACGGAAATCCTCCAGGGCCTTGCGGCGGGCGGCGATTTTGCCCTGAAGCGCCGCCAGCCGTTCGCGCAGCGCCCGCAGGGTGGCGCCGGTGGAAGCCTCGATCTCCCGCGCCCGCGCCTCCCGGTAGACTTCGACCCAGGTGTTGACCAGGGGGGCGAGCAGGTCGCGGTCCGGGCCTTCGGCGATCAGGCGCACCAGATTGGTGTCGGGCACCGGTTCCACCCGCAGCATCTCCCTGACCGCCGCCGGGGTCAGGCCCGGCGGCAGGCGGCCATCCCATTCCAGCCGTTTGAGGGTTTCCTCCAGCAGCGGCTGGCCGGTAAGCAGGACCCGCTGGATGGCGATGTGCTGGGGATCGACGACGATCTCGTTGGCATCGGCCGCCGGCGGCGGAGTGGTCAGCAGGGTGGCGCCGGCCTGATAGATCGCCGGGCGCAGAAACACGACCAGCCAGCCCAGCAACAGGGTCGCGGCGGCGACGGCGGTGAACACCTGGACCCGGCGCTGCCGGTACCAGGGCAGAGGCGGGACGCTGGCGGGCGGGGCCGGTTCCGGCCCGGAAATTCGTTCCACGGGGATCTGTGCCATCGTCTCACCTCGTTCGGCTGATGATCTAGGGTAACAGGGCCAACAGGTGGTGCAGGCGCGCCTCCAGGGCCTTGGCCGAGGCCGCCCGCACTGTGGCGTGACCGACCTTGCGCCCCGGGCGCTCGGCCTTGCCATAGAAATGGCAGTGGACACCCGGTTGCGCCAGCACGTCGGCCAGCGCCGGCAGCACGCCGATGAAATTCACTATCGCCGCATGTCCCACCGGCTCGGTGCCGCCCAAGGGCAGGTCGAGGATGGCGCGCAGGTGGTTTTCGAACTGGCTGGTTTCCGCCCCCTCGATGGTCCAGTGACCGGAGTTGTGCACCCTGGGCGCCATCTCGTTGGCCAGCAGGCGGCCGTTCACCTCGAACAGCTCCAGAGCTAAGACCCCGACATAATCGAGACGTTCAAGCAGGCAGCGGGCATATTCCTGTGCCTGCACCGCGGCGGGATCGCCCGGGCGGCAGCGGGCGAGATGAAGAATGCCGTTCTTGTGGAGGTTCTCGCTGAGGGGATAGAAGGCTGTCTCGCCGCTGGCGCGGCGCACGGCGATGACCGAAACCTCGCGGTCGAAGGGAATGAAGCCCTCGCCGATCAGCGGCCGGCCTGCCAGCTCGGCCCAGGCGGCATCCATGTCGGCGGCGGTGCGGATCAGAAACTGCCCCTTGCCGTCGTAGCCGAAACGGCGGGTCTTGACCAGGAACGGCCAGCCCAGCTGCTTGGGCGCCTCCTCCAGATTCTCCCGGCTGTCGATGGCGACGAAGGGCGGGGTGGGAATGTCGAGGCTGCGAAACAGCGATTTTTCCCGCAGGCGGTCGCGGCTGGCTTCCAGAGCCGCCAGCGGTGGATAGATGCGGGTGCGGTCCTGCAGCCTGCTCAGCCCTTCCAGGGACACGTTCTCAAACTCGTAGGTGATGACTTGGCAGGTGTCGGCCAGCCGCGCCAGCGCCTCCGGATCGTCATAGGGGGCGACCAGGTGTTCGGCCAGGGGGCCGGCGCAGGCATCCGGGGCCGGGTCGAGGACGGCGAAATCCAGCCCCAGGGGGTAACCGGCTAGAATCAGCATCCGCGCCAGCTGGCCGCCGCCGATGATGCCGATCTTCATGAGGCTACCTCGCGGGGATCGGGATGGGCCAGCACGGTTTCGGTCTGGCGCTGGCGGTAGGCAACGAGCGCGGCGTCGATCCCCGGGTATTCCGGGGCCAGGATCGCCGCCGCCAGCAACGCGGCGTTGACCGCCCCGGCGCGGCCGATGGCCAGGGTGCCGACCGGAACCCCGGCCGGCATTTGCACGATGGACAGCAGCGAGTCCAGGCCGTTGAGGGTGCGCGACTGCACCGGCACCCCGAGCACCGGCAGGGTGGTCTTGGCCGCCGCCATGCCCGGCAGGTGGGCAGCCCCGCCGGCGCCGGCGATGATGACCCGAAGGCCGCGCTCCCTGGCGCTGCCGGCGTATTCGAACAGCAGATCCGGGGTACGGTGGGCGGAGACGATGCGCACCTCGAAGGGGACCTCGAGCTGCTCCAGCATATCGGTGGCGTGGTGCATGGTGTCCCAGTCGGATTGGGAACCCATGATCACGCCGACGAGAGGTTGGGTAGTCATGAAAATTTTTGTCACGCTGAATGGTTGCGGCGATGTTATTATGACAAAATTCAGCCGTTCCGGCGGCAGTTCCCGGTTCGCCGCTCTTGAGAAACGGCCGGCCGACCCCAGATTTGTCGTGTAGCCAACTCTGAAAGAACCAAGGAGATCCAACTGATGAGTATCATGGGCATCAGCCAGTTCGAGCGCTTTTTCCGTGAAGCCGCGTCCCTGGACGTGGACAAGAACGACCTCAAGCGCCTGTCGGACTTCATCAACCAGAAACTGCACGACCTGCTGTTGATGGGCGTGGCCAC comes from Methylomarinovum caldicuralii and encodes:
- a CDS encoding ABC transporter ATP-binding protein, whose translation is MSRTAALPPRRYDWRTLIRLSLRHRRKLLLAQAVALLAALAAVPVPLLIPTLVDEVLLGHPGPVTAFIDRWLPPPAAFPWDRALWYIGAVLVLSFLLRLAALGFNVWQTRQFTEISKDVTYRLRTDLLKRLERVSMAEYESLGSGTVVTHLVTDVDTLDQFLGATISRSLIAALTIVGTAAILLWIHWPLALFILCLNPLVIYFTRALGKRVKQLKKQENGALEAFQQALTETLDAIQQIRASNRERYYFERLRDRADQVRHRAGQYAWKSDALNRFSFVVFLHGVDLFRATAMTMVLFSDLSIGQMLAVFGYLWFMMGPVQELLGIQYAFYSAQAALARINRLLALRQEPRYPHQVNPFRGKPTVSIRVEDLHFRYDRGDEVLKGVSLDVGAGEKIALVGASGGGKSTLVQVLIGLYAPTRGMVYYDGEPITRIGMEVVREHVATVLQQPVLFNDTIRANLTLGRDLDDRRLWQALETAQLADTVAALPAGLDTVIGRSGMRLSGGQRQRLAIARMILAEPKVVIFDEATSALDTETEQRLHEALSRFLARRTTVIVAHRLSAVKQADRVYVFEDGRICEQGGHADLLAQGGLYARLYGKRQQALP
- a CDS encoding GumC family protein is translated as MAQIPVERISGPEPAPPASVPPLPWYRQRRVQVFTAVAAATLLLGWLVVFLRPAIYQAGATLLTTPPPAADANEIVVDPQHIAIQRVLLTGQPLLEETLKRLEWDGRLPPGLTPAAVREMLRVEPVPDTNLVRLIAEGPDRDLLAPLVNTWVEVYREARAREIEASTGATLRALRERLAALQGKIAARRKALEDFRQRYDIASLERGENTVLARLNGLTEALNKANEAVIEARSRLDAVKAAVAAGKPVVPEEDQQVLAVLEQRAQALREKLTAMKQRFTPQYIRLNPAYRKVPQQLREVEAKIAALVERGRRVVLAQAQQDYAAALQTVEETRRQLEAHKRQAQEFSTRFAEHESLVKDLEQLEEQQRELQARITQLEVKQLEQYPQVEVVEKAYTPESPIRPHYWRDAGVVVLLAFGLGLVAVWLLEFLTRREARLPDTRLTLAGVHVYADPGQAPLFSRPPPAEALRTETVPERLPSQPQELDTGTLQRLIDHADLKTRQTIALLLSGLTPEELTRLETTDVDLAHARLLVPPPHRRSLPLAPRLKTWLAASGGTPLVPGDPEAVRKSLYLAAVEAGLEDPESVTPEALRHAYIVHLLRQGLKLTQLEALVGPLPLEELSRYRPLAIAADKDVDQIDPVYPCLRP
- a CDS encoding 5-(carboxyamino)imidazole ribonucleotide synthase, producing MKIGIIGGGQLARMLILAGYPLGLDFAVLDPAPDACAGPLAEHLVAPYDDPEALARLADTCQVITYEFENVSLEGLSRLQDRTRIYPPLAALEASRDRLREKSLFRSLDIPTPPFVAIDSRENLEEAPKQLGWPFLVKTRRFGYDGKGQFLIRTAADMDAAWAELAGRPLIGEGFIPFDREVSVIAVRRASGETAFYPLSENLHKNGILHLARCRPGDPAAVQAQEYARCLLERLDYVGVLALELFEVNGRLLANEMAPRVHNSGHWTIEGAETSQFENHLRAILDLPLGGTEPVGHAAIVNFIGVLPALADVLAQPGVHCHFYGKAERPGRKVGHATVRAASAKALEARLHHLLALLP
- the purE gene encoding 5-(carboxyamino)imidazole ribonucleotide mutase, which gives rise to MTTQPLVGVIMGSQSDWDTMHHATDMLEQLEVPFEVRIVSAHRTPDLLFEYAGSARERGLRVIIAGAGGAAHLPGMAAAKTTLPVLGVPVQSRTLNGLDSLLSIVQMPAGVPVGTLAIGRAGAVNAALLAAAILAPEYPGIDAALVAYRQRQTETVLAHPDPREVAS